The following are encoded in a window of Mycobacterium sp. ELW1 genomic DNA:
- a CDS encoding YncE family protein — translation MGASVRPHRRRGLQASRRPRIQPYTWLGAGALSLGIGAAALAGGSGAAHADSGSGDAHVASQSRTAHSAKTPASPLAPPRAGGSRGSAVRAASSTRVAGAERSSRQSVASLSRGVAVIPTVAHSARRTSTATAASVPAGATTASPAVVATIRLGIETSNNPTGVAVSPDGSRVYVTTAGTHSVSVIDTATNTVVATIGGLTGPRGVAFTPDGGRVYVGNGGGASVSVIDTATNTVTATIDVGDPTEYFATAPHAVTVSPSGTRVYVADMNNNNLFVIDSDPLSAGYNTVIGTVKMPAGPAVVKVSPDGNRVYVVSTDWVGTSGNRTLSVIDSATNTVTASLVVGLANTNLLTADDMAVGRDGAKVYIANSGSGTVAVVDAATNTVTTVYAVGGSPQGVAVSPDGARLYVTNGSNRTVSVIDIASNAVATVVVGNGTVGGIATPLAVVVSPDGTRAYVNVADTFWRNVGSVVVINTGLLAGSGGGTGGGTGGGTGGGTGGGTGGGGTHNPNSAFETQWETFTVYTGWIPVWGTFVSTVSLVVDLNDFGDALRRGSAADIADEAGDLFGDVLGVGLGLIPGGGLAAAALKGVASAGIGAGVTWLLDRVGR, via the coding sequence ATGGGGGCGTCTGTTCGACCACATCGTCGTCGGGGGCTCCAAGCCAGCCGGAGGCCGCGGATCCAGCCGTACACGTGGCTGGGTGCCGGCGCGCTGAGTCTCGGGATCGGGGCTGCCGCTCTGGCCGGTGGGTCCGGCGCGGCGCACGCCGACAGTGGGTCTGGTGACGCGCACGTCGCCTCGCAGAGCCGCACCGCTCACTCAGCGAAGACGCCCGCCTCGCCTTTGGCCCCGCCGCGGGCAGGCGGCAGTCGCGGCTCGGCTGTCAGGGCCGCCTCGTCAACCAGAGTGGCTGGCGCAGAGCGCTCCTCACGCCAGTCGGTCGCCTCGCTTTCACGGGGCGTCGCGGTTATCCCGACGGTCGCGCATTCAGCGCGCAGAACGTCCACAGCGACTGCGGCGAGTGTTCCGGCGGGCGCGACGACCGCAAGCCCAGCTGTGGTCGCCACCATCCGGCTAGGCATTGAAACCAGTAATAACCCCACGGGAGTAGCGGTCAGTCCCGACGGTAGCCGGGTGTATGTCACGACCGCGGGTACTCACAGTGTGTCCGTGATCGACACGGCCACGAACACCGTTGTTGCCACCATTGGCGGTCTTACTGGCCCCAGAGGCGTGGCATTCACTCCGGACGGCGGCCGGGTCTACGTCGGGAACGGCGGCGGCGCGAGCGTGTCGGTGATCGACACAGCGACCAACACCGTCACCGCAACGATCGACGTCGGCGATCCCACGGAGTACTTCGCGACCGCACCGCATGCGGTAACGGTCAGCCCCAGCGGCACCCGCGTCTACGTCGCCGATATGAACAACAACAACCTGTTCGTCATCGACTCCGATCCGCTGTCAGCCGGCTACAACACCGTGATCGGCACCGTCAAGATGCCCGCCGGCCCGGCTGTAGTAAAAGTGAGTCCCGACGGGAACCGCGTCTACGTCGTCAGTACCGACTGGGTAGGCACGTCCGGAAATCGCACCCTGTCGGTCATCGACTCCGCCACCAACACCGTGACCGCGTCCCTGGTCGTTGGCTTGGCCAACACAAATTTGCTGACCGCAGACGATATGGCGGTCGGCCGCGACGGCGCCAAGGTCTACATCGCGAATAGCGGGAGCGGCACCGTTGCGGTGGTCGACGCCGCCACCAATACCGTTACCACCGTCTATGCCGTGGGCGGTTCTCCCCAAGGCGTCGCGGTCAGCCCCGACGGAGCGCGGTTGTACGTCACCAACGGGAGTAACCGCACCGTCTCGGTGATCGATATCGCCTCCAACGCTGTCGCCACCGTTGTAGTCGGCAACGGCACCGTTGGGGGGATCGCCACCCCGCTAGCTGTGGTGGTCAGTCCGGACGGCACCCGGGCCTATGTCAATGTCGCCGACACCTTCTGGCGCAACGTCGGCAGCGTCGTCGTTATCAATACGGGCCTCCTGGCCGGGTCAGGTGGCGGAACCGGCGGTGGCACCGGTGGCGGCACGGGAGGCGGCACCGGGGGAGGTACCGGCGGAGGCGGCACGCACAATCCCAACAGCGCGTTCGAAACGCAGTGGGAGACCTTCACCGTGTACACCGGCTGGATTCCCGTGTGGGGCACGTTCGTGAGCACTGTCAGTTTGGTTGTGGATCTGAATGACTTTGGCGACGCTCTTCGGCGCGGGTCGGCCGCCGACATCGCTGATGAGGCCGGCGACCTTTTCGGAGACGTCTTGGGAGTAGGTCTCGGTCTGATTCCCGGAGGCGGTCTTGCGGCAGCAGCGTTGAAGGGCGTG
- the pgm gene encoding phosphoglucomutase (alpha-D-glucose-1,6-bisphosphate-dependent): protein MAANPRAGKPALPEDLVDLPHLVTAYYTLNPDPDNIDQQVAFGTSGHRGSSLDGAFNEAHILATTQAIVEYRAAQGTTGPLFIGRDTHGLSEPAWVSALEVLAANDVVAMIDSADRYTPTPAVSHAILTYNRGLSAGLADGIVVTPSHNPPRDGGFKYNPPNGGPADTDATGVIAKRANEILRDGLRGVKRVPLARALQSAQRHDYLDAYVTDLPNVVDIHAIRSEKIRIGADPLGGASVDYWGAIAERHNLDLTVVNPLVDATWRFMTLDTDGKIRMDCSSPNAMASLIANRDSYQIATGNDADSDRHGIVTPDAGLMNPNHYLAVAIDYLFSHRPDWPASVAVGKTAVSSSIIDRVVAGLGRKLIEVPVGFKWFVDGLIGGTIGFGGEESAGASFLRRDGSVWTTDKDGIILALLASEIQAVTGSSPSQRYDELAAKYGAPVYARVDAPANREQKARLAKLSPEQVSATELAGEPITAKLTTAPGNGAPLGGLKVTTADGWFAARPSGTEDVYKIYAESFKGPEHLAEVQEAAREVVNSVIS, encoded by the coding sequence ATGGCGGCTAACCCCCGCGCCGGTAAGCCGGCGCTACCCGAAGACCTCGTCGATCTGCCCCACCTGGTGACCGCGTACTACACGCTGAACCCCGACCCCGACAACATCGACCAGCAGGTGGCCTTCGGCACATCGGGACATCGCGGCTCCAGCCTGGACGGTGCGTTCAACGAGGCGCACATCCTGGCCACCACCCAGGCGATCGTGGAGTACCGCGCCGCGCAGGGCACCACCGGGCCGCTGTTCATCGGCCGCGACACCCACGGGCTGTCCGAGCCGGCCTGGGTATCGGCGCTGGAAGTGCTGGCCGCCAATGATGTTGTGGCGATGATCGATTCGGCCGATCGGTACACCCCGACTCCTGCGGTCAGCCATGCCATCCTGACCTATAACCGCGGGCTGAGCGCGGGTCTGGCCGACGGTATCGTCGTCACGCCGTCGCACAATCCGCCCCGCGACGGCGGGTTCAAATACAACCCGCCCAATGGCGGGCCGGCCGACACCGATGCCACCGGCGTGATTGCCAAGCGGGCCAACGAGATTCTGCGCGACGGGCTCAGGGGTGTGAAGCGGGTGCCGCTGGCCCGTGCCCTGCAGAGCGCCCAGCGTCACGACTATCTGGACGCCTACGTCACCGATCTGCCCAATGTCGTCGACATTCACGCGATCCGTTCGGAGAAGATTCGCATCGGCGCCGACCCGCTTGGCGGAGCCAGCGTCGACTACTGGGGTGCGATCGCCGAGCGGCACAACCTCGACCTCACTGTGGTCAACCCGTTGGTCGATGCAACGTGGCGGTTCATGACGCTGGACACCGACGGCAAGATCCGGATGGACTGCAGCTCGCCGAACGCCATGGCGTCGCTCATAGCCAACCGGGACTCCTACCAGATCGCCACCGGCAACGACGCCGACTCCGACCGGCACGGCATCGTGACCCCCGACGCCGGGCTGATGAACCCCAACCATTATCTGGCGGTGGCGATCGACTATCTGTTCTCGCACCGGCCGGACTGGCCGGCCAGTGTGGCCGTCGGCAAAACTGCCGTCAGCTCGTCCATCATCGACCGGGTGGTGGCCGGCCTGGGCCGCAAGCTCATCGAGGTGCCGGTGGGCTTCAAATGGTTTGTCGACGGATTGATCGGCGGCACAATCGGTTTCGGTGGCGAGGAGTCGGCGGGAGCGTCGTTCCTGCGCCGTGATGGCTCGGTGTGGACCACCGACAAGGACGGCATCATCCTGGCCCTGCTGGCTTCGGAGATCCAGGCTGTCACCGGGTCGTCGCCGTCGCAGCGCTATGACGAGCTGGCCGCCAAGTACGGAGCGCCGGTCTATGCCCGCGTCGATGCCCCGGCCAATCGGGAGCAGAAGGCGCGGCTGGCCAAGCTGTCGCCCGAGCAGGTCAGCGCCACCGAGCTGGCCGGTGAGCCGATCACCGCCAAGCTGACCACCGCGCCCGGTAACGGCGCGCCGCTGGGCGGGCTGAAGGTGACCACCGCCGACGGCTGGTTCGCCGCGCGGCCGTCGGGCACCGAGGACGTCTACAAGATCTACGCCGAGTCGTTCAAGGGGCCCGAACACCTGGCGGAGGTGCAGGAAGCCGCCCGGGAAGTGGTGAATTCAGTCATCTCGTAG
- the crcB gene encoding fluoride efflux transporter CrcB — protein sequence MFGHDNRELAAVFVGGAVGTLARAILATVFADDPAHWPWATFGVNIVGAFLLGYFTTRLLERLPLSSYRRPLLGTGLCGGLTTFSTMQVETLKMIEHHHYGLAAAYSAVSIVAGLLAVYIATALVRRVRIRA from the coding sequence ATGTTCGGTCATGACAACCGGGAGTTGGCGGCCGTATTCGTCGGCGGCGCGGTGGGCACCCTGGCACGTGCGATCCTCGCCACGGTCTTCGCCGACGACCCGGCGCACTGGCCGTGGGCGACCTTCGGGGTCAACATCGTGGGCGCGTTCCTGCTCGGCTACTTCACCACCCGCCTGCTCGAACGCCTGCCGTTGTCGAGTTACCGCCGACCGCTGCTCGGCACCGGCCTCTGTGGCGGACTGACGACATTCTCGACCATGCAGGTCGAAACCCTGAAGATGATCGAGCACCACCACTACGGCCTCGCGGCCGCCTACAGCGCGGTCAGCATCGTCGCCGGCCTGTTGGCTGTCTACATCGCGACGGCCTTGGTCCGCCGGGTCAGGATCCGCGCGTGA
- the crcB gene encoding fluoride efflux transporter CrcB produces MLIGGLGSVARFMVDRAVARRAARSFPFGTLAVNISGAVLLGFISGLTLSHHVALLAGTAFVGAYTTFSTWMLETQRLTEERQIWPAIANLVVSVILGVAAALLGQWIAGLL; encoded by the coding sequence ATGCTTATCGGTGGGCTCGGTTCGGTGGCCCGGTTCATGGTCGACCGCGCGGTCGCGCGCCGGGCAGCACGGTCTTTTCCGTTCGGCACGCTGGCGGTCAACATCAGTGGCGCCGTGCTGCTCGGCTTCATCAGCGGGCTCACCCTCAGCCACCATGTCGCGCTGCTCGCCGGCACCGCCTTCGTCGGGGCGTACACCACGTTCTCGACCTGGATGCTGGAGACGCAACGGCTCACCGAAGAACGCCAGATCTGGCCCGCGATAGCCAATCTCGTTGTCAGCGTCATCCTCGGCGTCGCCGCGGCGCTGCTCGGCCAGTGGATTGCGGGGCTGCTGTGA
- a CDS encoding DUF190 domain-containing protein: protein MNDTYLKLTAFFGERQRTGSRFLAEAMLDLYAQRQVAESVMLRGIASFGPRHVIRSDESLTLSEDPPIAVAAVDTAETIGGLIDDVIAITKRGLITLERTRLYSGELPDGDDGVKLTIYVGRRRRINGAAAFYAVCDLLHRHHFAGATVFLGVDGTADGRRRRARFFSGNTDVPIMIVAVGTAEQARRALPELEGMMDQPLVTVERVQVLKRDGQLLARPPALPAVDAHGRELRQKLTIHTDASTHHDGVPVHRALVRRLWESNTAGGATVLRGIWGFHGDHKPHGDKLIQYGRQVPVTTIVVDTPEVIAQCFDLIDDVTGRHGLVTSEMVPALLMLDGDIRQGATDLADYRY from the coding sequence GTGAACGATACCTATCTCAAGCTGACCGCCTTCTTCGGCGAGCGCCAGCGCACCGGTTCCCGCTTCCTGGCCGAGGCGATGCTCGACCTGTACGCGCAACGCCAGGTGGCCGAGAGCGTGATGCTGCGCGGCATCGCCAGCTTCGGCCCGCGACACGTGATCCGCAGCGACGAATCGCTGACGCTGTCCGAGGATCCGCCGATCGCGGTGGCCGCCGTCGACACCGCGGAGACCATCGGCGGGCTGATCGACGACGTCATCGCCATCACCAAACGCGGCTTGATCACCCTGGAGCGGACCCGGCTCTACAGCGGTGAGCTGCCCGACGGAGACGACGGGGTCAAGCTCACCATCTATGTCGGCCGACGGCGCCGGATCAACGGCGCGGCCGCCTTCTACGCGGTTTGCGATCTGTTGCACCGCCACCACTTCGCGGGGGCGACCGTGTTCCTGGGTGTGGACGGCACCGCCGACGGCCGACGGCGCCGGGCCCGCTTTTTCAGCGGCAACACGGACGTGCCGATCATGATCGTCGCGGTCGGCACCGCCGAGCAGGCGCGGCGAGCGCTGCCCGAACTCGAAGGAATGATGGACCAGCCGCTGGTGACGGTGGAACGCGTGCAGGTCCTCAAACGCGACGGCCAACTGCTTGCCCGTCCGCCGGCTCTGCCCGCGGTCGACGCCCACGGCCGCGAACTGCGTCAGAAGCTGACGATCCACACCGACGCATCCACCCACCACGACGGCGTCCCGGTCCACCGGGCACTGGTGCGGCGGCTGTGGGAATCCAACACCGCCGGTGGCGCCACCGTACTGCGCGGTATCTGGGGCTTCCATGGAGACCATAAACCCCACGGCGACAAGCTGATTCAGTACGGCCGCCAGGTACCGGTGACCACCATCGTCGTCGACACCCCGGAGGTCATCGCCCAATGCTTCGACCTCATCGACGACGTGACCGGCCGCCACGGGCTGGTCACCTCCGAGATGGTGCCGGCCCTGCTGATGCTCGACGGCGACATCCGCCAGGGCGCCACCGATCTGGCCGACTACCGGTACTGA
- a CDS encoding cupin domain-containing protein — protein MDSISLTQLADDQLATARSSNSGRAAHTVHGGHGHPLRQTLIALAKGHELSEHHTPGETTLQVLRGHVRLATADDAWEGQTGDLLVVPRDRHGLQAIDDSVVLLTVLADS, from the coding sequence ATGGATTCGATCTCGCTGACTCAGCTCGCCGACGATCAGCTGGCCACGGCCCGCTCGTCGAACAGTGGCCGGGCCGCACACACCGTGCACGGCGGCCACGGTCACCCGCTGCGGCAGACTCTGATCGCGCTGGCCAAAGGACATGAACTCAGCGAGCATCACACGCCGGGGGAGACGACGCTGCAGGTCCTGCGCGGCCACGTTCGGCTGGCCACCGCCGACGACGCGTGGGAAGGCCAGACGGGTGATCTGCTGGTGGTCCCGCGGGATCGGCACGGTTTGCAGGCCATCGACGACTCGGTGGTCCTGCTGACGGTGCTGGCCGACAGTTGA
- a CDS encoding SpoIIE family protein phosphatase, producing MRAPYDPQVLNPAGFAGATKRPISLLLIEDDQGDAILVEELISEAGADISVEWAASMAIAQEKLAVHRPDCVLLDLNLPDANGVAAVDRVAKLDAGLPIVVLTGLNDQHFGMSAMASGAQDYLVKGHVEPETLHRSVLYAIERKRTELTAVDLHTSQMRAEENARLERALLPLPLLNDDPGVEIVMQYRPSRENALLGGDFYDMVQTPDGTVHVMVGDVAGHGPDEAALGAALRIGWRALTFAGLRGNDRMRRLEQVLRAERAGSGIFATVLSVALAPNSLGFTAVRAGHPGMLLHGPGTVEWIEPPPGPALGLGAQQWPQNELELPDGHGMVLLTDGLFEGHSGDGEKRLGEEGLLEIARSIADLPGPEFVKALIEGAEARAASHGGITDDIAVLRVERTRR from the coding sequence ATGCGCGCACCCTATGACCCTCAGGTGCTGAACCCTGCCGGTTTTGCCGGTGCCACGAAACGACCGATTTCGTTGCTGCTGATCGAGGACGATCAGGGCGACGCCATTCTGGTCGAGGAGTTGATCTCCGAAGCCGGTGCCGATATCAGCGTGGAGTGGGCCGCTTCCATGGCTATTGCCCAGGAGAAGCTGGCCGTCCACCGGCCCGATTGCGTTCTGCTCGATCTCAACCTGCCCGACGCCAACGGCGTCGCCGCCGTGGACCGAGTGGCCAAGCTGGACGCGGGCCTGCCGATCGTCGTCCTCACCGGCCTCAACGACCAACACTTCGGCATGTCGGCGATGGCCTCCGGCGCGCAGGATTACCTCGTCAAGGGGCACGTCGAGCCCGAAACGCTGCACCGTTCGGTGCTGTACGCCATCGAACGCAAACGCACCGAGCTGACCGCCGTCGACCTGCACACAAGTCAAATGCGCGCCGAGGAGAACGCCCGTCTGGAACGTGCCCTGCTGCCGTTACCCCTGCTGAACGATGACCCAGGTGTCGAGATCGTCATGCAGTACCGGCCCAGCCGGGAGAACGCGCTGCTGGGCGGCGACTTCTACGACATGGTGCAGACCCCGGACGGCACCGTGCACGTCATGGTCGGCGACGTGGCGGGCCACGGCCCCGACGAAGCGGCGCTGGGCGCGGCACTGCGCATCGGCTGGCGGGCCCTGACGTTCGCGGGACTCCGCGGCAACGACCGGATGCGCCGCCTCGAGCAGGTCCTGCGAGCCGAGCGTGCAGGCAGCGGCATCTTTGCGACCGTGCTCAGTGTGGCGCTGGCGCCTAACTCGCTGGGCTTCACCGCCGTCCGCGCCGGGCACCCCGGAATGCTGCTCCACGGACCGGGCACCGTCGAATGGATCGAGCCGCCACCCGGACCGGCCCTGGGTCTGGGTGCGCAGCAGTGGCCGCAGAACGAGTTGGAGCTGCCCGACGGCCACGGAATGGTCCTGCTCACTGACGGACTCTTCGAGGGGCACTCAGGTGACGGCGAGAAGCGACTCGGCGAAGAGGGTCTGCTCGAAATCGCCCGCTCGATCGCCGACCTGCCCGGGCCCGAATTCGTGAAGGCTCTCATCGAGGGCGCCGAAGCACGCGCGGCCTCGCACGGCGGAATCACCGACGACATCGCGGTACTGCGGGTGGAACGGACCCGCCGATGA
- a CDS encoding sensor histidine kinase gives MKEVAGTRLSGMTVRGWLSIVLLVVGVVVLGGALVAAVLLNRTDDTSRQLIDEIQPARVGAYQLQAALRDQETAVRGYVIAADPQFLDPYYEGQRTEQTAAQAIRRHLAGRPELLADLDAIEKSTAAWRSEYADPLIASVTPGSPSVLTKTTAESGKAKFDSLRTLFDAQNQHLATARTDALNQLNSAQAWRDRVLGVVIAAFLITGFAITILVRNAVTRPMEALASACRRITKGSFDERINPEGPKDIRAIAADVEDMRRRIVDELKASSDARAQLDEQAAELRRSNAELEQFAYVASHDLQEPLRKVASFCQLLEKRYGDQLDDRGHQYIDFAVDGAKRMQVLINDLLTFSRVGRLHSTQVDVNLDTVLDAAIANVSTAIEETGAEITRSGPLPTVTGDPTLLTMLWQNLVSNAVKFRRDDVAPRITITSETGTGDDEGQWVFTFSDNGIGIADEFVDKVFVIFQRLHGRDAYAGTGIGLALVKKIVEHHGGTISIDTAYDGGTRFRFTLPAHLAPETHALQLEGTAS, from the coding sequence ATGAAAGAGGTCGCGGGCACCCGGCTGTCCGGTATGACCGTGCGAGGCTGGCTCAGCATCGTGCTGCTGGTGGTCGGCGTGGTGGTACTCGGCGGGGCACTGGTGGCCGCAGTGCTGCTCAACCGAACCGACGACACCAGTCGGCAGCTGATCGACGAGATCCAGCCCGCCCGTGTCGGCGCCTACCAGCTGCAGGCCGCGTTACGTGATCAGGAAACCGCGGTCCGCGGCTACGTCATCGCCGCCGACCCGCAGTTCCTGGACCCCTACTACGAGGGCCAGCGCACCGAACAGACTGCAGCGCAGGCCATTCGGCGCCACCTGGCCGGTCGCCCCGAGTTGCTCGCCGATCTGGATGCGATCGAGAAGTCGACAGCGGCGTGGCGCAGCGAATACGCGGACCCCTTGATCGCCAGCGTCACGCCGGGGTCACCCAGCGTGTTGACGAAGACGACCGCGGAGTCCGGGAAGGCGAAGTTCGACTCCCTGAGGACGCTTTTCGACGCCCAGAATCAGCACCTCGCCACGGCGCGCACCGACGCGCTCAATCAACTCAACTCGGCTCAGGCGTGGCGCGACCGGGTCTTGGGGGTGGTGATCGCCGCCTTCCTGATCACCGGTTTCGCGATCACGATTCTGGTTCGCAATGCGGTGACCCGGCCGATGGAGGCGTTGGCATCAGCTTGCCGGCGCATCACCAAGGGAAGCTTCGACGAGCGGATCAATCCCGAAGGCCCCAAGGACATTCGCGCGATCGCCGCTGACGTCGAGGACATGCGGCGGCGCATCGTCGATGAACTCAAGGCCTCCAGCGACGCTCGCGCACAACTGGATGAACAGGCCGCCGAGCTACGACGGTCCAACGCCGAGCTGGAGCAGTTCGCCTACGTCGCGTCGCATGACCTGCAGGAGCCGCTGCGTAAGGTCGCGTCGTTCTGTCAGCTGTTGGAGAAGCGCTACGGCGACCAGCTCGACGACCGTGGCCACCAGTACATCGATTTCGCCGTCGACGGCGCCAAGCGGATGCAGGTTCTGATCAACGACCTGTTGACGTTCTCGCGAGTCGGCCGGCTGCACTCCACCCAGGTCGACGTGAACCTCGATACCGTGCTCGACGCGGCTATCGCCAATGTGTCCACCGCGATCGAGGAGACCGGCGCCGAGATCACCCGCTCCGGCCCGTTGCCCACGGTGACCGGTGACCCGACCCTGCTGACGATGTTGTGGCAGAACCTGGTCAGCAATGCGGTGAAGTTCCGCCGCGACGATGTTGCCCCACGCATCACCATCACCTCCGAAACCGGTACCGGCGATGACGAGGGACAGTGGGTGTTCACGTTCTCCGACAATGGAATCGGAATCGCCGACGAATTCGTCGACAAAGTCTTCGTGATCTTTCAGCGCCTGCACGGCCGGGATGCATACGCGGGCACCGGAATCGGCCTGGCCCTGGTCAAGAAGATCGTCGAACACCACGGCGGCACCATCTCGATCGACACCGCCTACGACGGCGGGACCCGGTTCCGCTTCACCCTGCCCGCCCATCTCGCACCAGAAACACATGCGTTGCAACTGGAAGGAACCGCTTCATGA
- a CDS encoding response regulator → MSDSSRAIDVLLIEDDPGDELITREAFEHNKLKNTLHVVHDGQEGLDYLYRRGQFADAPRPDLILLDLNLPKYDGRQLLEKIKSDDDLSTIPVVVLTTSSAEEDILRSYKLHANAYVTKPVDLDQFMSAVRQIDEFFVQVVRLPGGQPR, encoded by the coding sequence ATGAGCGACAGCAGTCGCGCCATCGACGTCCTGCTCATCGAGGACGACCCCGGAGACGAGCTGATCACCCGAGAGGCGTTCGAGCACAACAAGCTCAAGAACACCTTGCATGTGGTGCACGACGGACAGGAAGGCTTGGACTACCTGTACCGGCGCGGCCAGTTCGCCGACGCCCCGCGGCCGGACCTCATCCTGCTCGACCTGAATCTGCCCAAGTACGACGGGCGCCAGCTGCTCGAGAAGATCAAGTCCGACGACGACCTGAGCACCATCCCGGTGGTCGTGCTCACCACCTCGTCGGCCGAAGAGGACATCCTGCGCAGCTACAAGCTGCACGCAAACGCCTATGTCACCAAACCGGTCGACCTCGACCAGTTCATGAGCGCGGTCCGGCAGATCGACGAATTCTTCGTCCAGGTGGTCCGGCTTCCCGGGGGTCAGCCCCGGTAA
- a CDS encoding ABC transporter permease, which produces MSLDTVVAMFRPPFAWQEYLLQTWFVARVSVLPALMLTLPYSVLLVFTFNILLGEFGATDFSGTGAAIGTVNQIGPIVTVLVVSGAGATAMCADLGARTIREELDALKVMGINPIQALVVPRVLAATTVALALSATVILTGLAGAYIFCVYIQHVSPGAFAAGMTLLTGMGDVVVSLTKATLFGLAAGLIACYKGISVDGGPAGVGNAVNETVVFTFMVLFAINVIVTAVGIQFTVS; this is translated from the coding sequence ATGTCGCTGGACACTGTGGTGGCGATGTTCCGCCCCCCATTCGCGTGGCAGGAGTACCTGCTGCAGACGTGGTTCGTCGCGCGAGTTTCGGTACTGCCCGCGCTCATGCTCACGCTGCCCTACTCGGTATTACTTGTCTTCACCTTCAACATCCTGCTCGGCGAGTTCGGTGCTACGGATTTCTCCGGCACCGGGGCCGCGATCGGAACGGTGAACCAGATCGGCCCCATCGTCACGGTGCTGGTTGTCTCGGGCGCGGGAGCCACGGCTATGTGCGCCGATCTTGGTGCCCGCACGATTCGTGAAGAACTCGACGCGCTGAAAGTCATGGGCATCAATCCGATACAGGCGCTTGTCGTTCCACGCGTCTTGGCCGCAACGACTGTGGCATTGGCTCTGTCGGCAACGGTGATCCTCACCGGCCTCGCCGGCGCATACATCTTCTGCGTCTACATCCAGCACGTCTCCCCTGGCGCCTTCGCCGCCGGGATGACATTGCTGACCGGCATGGGCGACGTGGTTGTCTCGTTGACGAAAGCCACACTGTTCGGCCTGGCAGCCGGCCTCATCGCCTGTTACAAAGGGATTTCGGTCGATGGCGGACCCGCAGGTGTCGGCAATGCCGTCAACGAGACGGTCGTGTTCACGTTCATGGTGCTATTCGCGATCAACGTGATCGTGACGGCCGTCGGCATCCAATTCACCGTCTCATGA
- a CDS encoding ABC transporter permease — translation MTTGFPSRLHPKLGITIHNVADGWNRVGAQTRFYVKTVAAVPEAATRYRKELLRLIAQMGLGSGALAVVGGTVAIVGFLTMTTGALVAVQGYNQLASVGFEALTGFASAFFNVRLIVPGTVSVALSATIGAGATAQIGAMRINEEIDALEVIGIRSVTYLASTRVVAGVVVVIPLYCIAVMMAFLAARTGTVAIYGQGSGVYDHYFNTFLNPTDVIWSFMQSVAMTVVIMLVHTYYGYTAKGGPAGVGEAVGRAVRTSMVVAAVEIVMISLAVYGQSGNFNLAG, via the coding sequence GTGACCACCGGATTTCCCAGCCGCCTTCACCCCAAGCTGGGCATCACCATCCACAATGTCGCCGACGGCTGGAACCGAGTCGGCGCGCAAACCCGTTTCTACGTCAAAACCGTTGCGGCAGTGCCGGAGGCGGCGACTCGTTACCGGAAAGAACTTCTTCGCCTCATTGCACAGATGGGGCTGGGGTCGGGCGCCCTCGCGGTGGTCGGTGGCACCGTGGCCATCGTCGGGTTCTTGACGATGACTACCGGGGCGCTCGTCGCCGTCCAGGGGTACAACCAACTGGCCTCCGTCGGGTTCGAGGCACTGACCGGTTTCGCATCAGCATTCTTCAACGTTCGGCTGATCGTTCCAGGGACCGTCTCAGTGGCGCTGTCGGCCACTATCGGCGCCGGGGCAACTGCGCAGATCGGCGCGATGCGCATCAACGAAGAGATCGATGCGCTGGAAGTGATCGGGATCCGGTCGGTCACCTACCTGGCATCCACCCGAGTGGTGGCCGGCGTTGTCGTGGTCATCCCGCTGTACTGCATCGCGGTCATGATGGCATTCCTGGCTGCCCGCACCGGGACCGTCGCGATCTACGGCCAGGGGTCGGGGGTCTACGACCACTACTTCAACACGTTCCTCAACCCCACCGACGTCATCTGGTCGTTCATGCAGTCGGTGGCCATGACCGTCGTCATCATGCTGGTCCATACCTATTACGGATACACAGCGAAGGGCGGTCCGGCCGGTGTCGGCGAGGCAGTGGGGCGTGCGGTCCGCACGTCGATGGTTGTCGCGGCAGTTGAAATCGTCATGATCTCCCTGGCCGTCTACGGGCAGTCGGGCAACTTCAACCTGGCAGGGTGA